From the Neoarius graeffei isolate fNeoGra1 chromosome 1, fNeoGra1.pri, whole genome shotgun sequence genome, one window contains:
- the LOC132889902 gene encoding uncharacterized protein LOC132889902, whose translation MRWNEDRMKDSVQAPTSMRTYGSVLQEAVDRLSQAVLGKRWDEQYRSPGVYTGELLAMEYLYSQTGISLTPTLHNQEEEDQLVEDIDDEDIEDEGFEEETEDITVPVLTDDDHDIERRPSTTRRRAPSPPPLPELPSTSTGGGQHPVAAAAVPSTSGQGLHPAATAAATTSGAQGVVVGPDGIPGWDKVQELAAYLVDLRDAAYLTEPQVTEVIQLWAALPDSDKERIDYQPRHQERLSSGRFKAPKRSGVTPGVESVKRSLIGHPGGPAQWPGGPEFWMITNTSVT comes from the exons ATGCGCTGGAACGAGGACAGAATGAAGGACTCTGTTCAAGCACCCACTTCCATGCGCACCTACGGCAGTGTTCTGCAGGAGGCCGTGGATCGGCTCAGCCAAGCCGTTCTGGGAAAACGTTGGGATGAGCAGTACCGCAGTCCTGGAGTCTACACAG GTGAATTGTTGGCCATGGAGTACCTGTACAGCCAGACTGGCATATCACTTACTCCAACGCTccacaaccaagaggaggaggaccAGCTGGTGGAGGACATTGATGACGAGGACATTGAGGACGAAGGCTTTGAGGAGGAGACAGAGGACATCACAGTTCCTGTGCTGACTGACGATGACCATGACATTGAAAGGAGGCCCTCAACCACAAGGCGTCGGGCACCTTCACCACCACCTCTACCAGAACTGCCGTCCACGTCTACGGGTGGAGGTCAGCATCCAGTTGCTGCCGCCGCCGTTCCGTCCACGTCGGGTCAAGGACTGCACCCTgctgctactgctgctgccaCCACTTCAGGGGCTCAG ggcGTCGTCGTTGGACCGGATGGCATTCCTGGGTGGGACAAAGTGCAAGAGCTGGCTGCTTACCTGGTGGACCTGCGAGATGCCGCCTACCTCACTGAGCCACAGGTGACCGAGGTCATCCAGCTGTGGGCGGCACTCCCAGACAGCGACAAGGAGAGGATCGACTACCAGCCACGTCACCAGGAGCGGCTGTCGTCTGGTCGATTCAAGGCACCGAAGCGGTCTGGAGTCACACCGGGTGTGGAGAGCGTCAAGCGCAGCTTGATAGGTCACCCTGGGGGGCCGGCTCAGTGGCCTG GTGGACCAGAATTCTGGATGATTACCAACACATCCGTGACTTGA